TCTCAGAATCGGATATGGGTCGCGCTTGGCGTGTTCGGCCAGGTTCTCTTCCGAACGATAAAAATCCATGCGAACACCCGAAGTATGGTGGTTCAGCAAGGGCACTTTTGCATGTACCATCATGGGTCTTCGCTCCCTTCGGATGGTCGCTATGGCCTTTTGAACCGTAGTGTATGATTCAATGAAGTTACTTCCGTTAATCGATTGTACCTCAAGTCCTTTGAATCCTTGAGCATACTGGCTGGCATCCATGGCACGTATCTCGTCCGCACTGGCCGAAATATCCCATTCGTTGTCCTGAACCAAGTAAAGAATAGGCAATTGCTTGAGCACCGCCATTTGCAGCGCTTCCGACACTTCGCCTTCCGTAATGGCCGCATCGCCAATAGAGCAGACCACCACAGGCCTGTCCTCCATCTCCGCATCCAGCTTCATCAATTCGCGGTACTGCACGCCCATGGCGATACCCGTGGTAGGAATGGCCTGCATGCCTGTGGCCGAACTCTGATGCGGGATCTTCGGCATGTCATCCCGCTTCAAACTCGGGTGACTGTAATAGGTCCTTCCGCCTGAGAATGGATCATCGCGCTTGGCCAATAACTGCAACATCAATTCGTGCGGCTGCATGCCAATGGACAGCAGGATGGAATCATCGCGGTAGTAGGGCGCCACAAAATCCTGTGGCTTCAACTGCATTCCTAGGGCGATCTGAATGGCTTCGTGACCGCGCGATGTGGCATGCACATACTTGCTTGTTACCCTCGCATTGGCCTCATAGAGTATGGTCATGGCCTTGGCCGTGCACATCAAGCGGTAGGCTTTCTTCAGCGTTTCTACAGATACGGATGCTTTCGATGTCTTTATCATGAACCACAAAGTTGACAAAGTTGATGGAGTTGACAAAGTTAGATATGAGATGTGAGACGTGAGATGTGAGATTAGATTGTGGTGGATAGTGCAGAACGAATCGTTTCGTTCGCCTAAGGCGGATGAAGGATGCTGTGGAAACACGAATTCTTCAGGCTACATTCCAATATCTAAAATCTAATATCTCATAGCTCAAAGCACATATCTAATAGCCCTTCACAAATAGGGTGTTGAAAGTGGAATTATTGGCGTGATTTTGTTGGATAATTGAAAAATAACTTCCAACTTCATGTTGTTAATATCTCCCATCCGAAGGTCATGAACACGGATTAGGAGACATGCTACCAGCCCTAAACCATCTGCTACCATGACCAAGCAACATTACATATTTCTCAAAAAGGAGTTCACGCTGCGCGAAATGCAGGTCATTTCGCTCAATGCACTCGGACTTAAACAACGACAAATAGCCGCCTATCTAAACATTGCCGAGTCAACGGTGAAGACCCACCTCTGCACCATCCGCATCAAGCTGGGCTACAAAAAGAACGAGGACGACAGCCGCAAACTGATGTCCGATTCGCTTGCCAATGGCTTTGACCGTGAAGGAAACTACACAGGACTGCATCTCTTCCCAGATCATCCTGCCTCTGATATGCCTTGGGGCGCGGGGATTTAGGTAATAGGTATCAGGTATTAGGTATTAGGTAATAGGTATTAGGTGTTAGGTGTTAGGTGTTAGATGTTGGGTATTAGCTCAAACGTACACTTCAGTCTCAACTCTCCCCTGGTTCAATAGATCAAAGCTTTCCCCTGATCCCTAAAATCGAAGAATCCTCCACTGCGGTCGGAATGACAGTAGTAGTTGGCGTAGCTCACTGCTCGAACCTCTCTGCTCAAACCTCAAACCTCAGTCTCAACTCTCCTCCGCATCAATAGATCAAAACGTACCTCTAATACGCTAACGAGCTAATTACCTGAGCCCTTAAGAAGATTCCTCCACTGCGGTCGGAATGACAGTAGTAGTTGGCGTAGCTCACTGCTCGAACCTCTCTGCTCAAACCTCAAACCTCAGTCTCAAC
This genomic window from Flavobacteriales bacterium contains:
- a CDS encoding helix-turn-helix transcriptional regulator: MTKQHYIFLKKEFTLREMQVISLNALGLKQRQIAAYLNIAESTVKTHLCTIRIKLGYKKNEDDSRKLMSDSLANGFDREGNYTGLHLFPDHPASDMPWGAGI